The genomic window CCTTTCTCTAAATTCGAAACAGTAAACAAATTTTCATCTATTTTAATGTTATATTTTGTTTCGCTTATTAACAAAATTGTTTGATGATTTGTTTGATGATTTATAATGTGCATTTTTTGTGCTGTCCAAAAACCGTCAATCTTTTTAATGTTTGAAATAGTAAGCGTTTTTAACAGATTTCCCATTTTATCGTAAAACACAACTTTACCGGCAAGTAAACAATCTTTTCGTATCCAACTTACTTTTTTTGAATACATATCTTTGGTGTCTTTGGGTTTTGATTCAATTTTCCAACAATCGTATCCGTCTGATTTTTCTTCTTTTAGTAATTTGTGGGTATCTTCATCAACATTACGGCCTCCCATATCATCGTAAGTAAAGTCTGTTCCCATGAAATAATCTTTCTTTGCTGAAGTACCGCTAATACGGCGGGTTTTCTTCATTGCAGGCAGATATAACCAACGGTCATCATCTTTATTCGGATTATCGTATTCCCAAGTTAAAAATCCTGTGCCTTTTACATCAGCAGGTGAAAGAAAAAACATAATACTTTTTTTATCTTTCCCAATATCAGTAGAATAAGAAATAACCGAACGATTACGTTTTATACCGCGTTTGTTTATCAATTCCATTTGCATTGTCGATTTTCGATTATCGCCGTCAGGACGGTCTTTTACTTTTTGCATTATTTCCTTACCGGATAATTTTTGAGCAAAAATGTTGTTACTGCAAGTAAAAATTATTGTAATTGCTAACAACAGGGTTTTAATTTGATTTACTTTTTTCATGTTTTTAATATTTAATTAATTAATAAAATGGTCATTTAGTTGTCATTCAATGGTCATTCAATGGTCATTCGATGGTCATTCAGTTGTCATTCAATAGTCATTCGATAGTCATTCAATAGTCATTCGACAGTTATTCGACAGTTATTAATTGTCATTCAATAGTATTTCATTTAATCATTTGATATTTCTT from Bacteroidales bacterium includes these protein-coding regions:
- a CDS encoding outer membrane lipoprotein-sorting protein, which encodes MKKVNQIKTLLLAITIIFTCSNNIFAQKLSGKEIMQKVKDRPDGDNRKSTMQMELINKRGIKRNRSVISYSTDIGKDKKSIMFFLSPADVKGTGFLTWEYDNPNKDDDRWLYLPAMKKTRRISGTSAKKDYFMGTDFTYDDMGGRNVDEDTHKLLKEEKSDGYDCWKIESKPKDTKDMYSKKVSWIRKDCLLAGKVVFYDKMGNLLKTLTISNIKKIDGFWTAQKMHIINHQTNHQTILLISETKYNIKIDENLFTVSNLEKGIIAI